One region of Arthrobacter sp. StoSoilB22 genomic DNA includes:
- a CDS encoding response regulator — protein MTEQTESTSTAQPARRVVVAEDETLIRLDIIEILKGEGYDVVGEADNGEKAVQLAEELKPDLVLMDVKMPVMDGISAAEKIVKARIAPVVLLTAFSQKELVERARDAGAMAYVVKPFSPADLIPAIEIALSRHEEIKALENEVSDLQEQFATRKLVERAKSLLTTKMGLTEPEAFRWIQKTSMDRRLSMREVAETIINQVN, from the coding sequence GTGACCGAACAGACGGAGTCCACGTCCACAGCCCAGCCGGCCCGACGCGTTGTCGTTGCCGAGGATGAGACCCTCATCCGCCTGGACATTATCGAGATTTTGAAGGGCGAGGGGTACGACGTCGTCGGCGAGGCAGACAACGGCGAGAAAGCTGTGCAGCTGGCCGAGGAACTCAAGCCTGACCTTGTCCTCATGGACGTCAAGATGCCTGTCATGGACGGTATTTCGGCTGCTGAGAAGATCGTCAAGGCACGCATTGCACCTGTTGTCCTTCTGACTGCTTTCAGCCAGAAGGAACTGGTGGAGCGCGCACGCGACGCCGGCGCCATGGCGTACGTCGTCAAGCCGTTCTCCCCCGCGGACCTGATCCCGGCCATCGAGATCGCACTGTCCCGCCATGAGGAGATCAAGGCGCTTGAGAACGAGGTTTCCGACCTCCAGGAGCAGTTCGCTACGCGCAAGCTTGTAGAGCGCGCCAAGAGCCTCCTGACCACCAAGATGGGCTTGACGGAGCCGGAAGCTTTCCGCTGGATCCAGAAGACCTCCATGGACCGTCGCCTCAGCATGCGTGAGGTTGCCGAAACCATCATCAACCAGGTCAACTAA
- a CDS encoding site-specific integrase, whose translation MASISTRSKKDGSKSFMVRWREPKTGKAQGLTVGTESEAETVKRLLDANGQNFEIAQHAILTNAKRVPTVAEVIQEHIDLLIRPSSGTVKTYQTMLDLHVKKVIGHVPVDKLDYRLIAYWVKSMVAKGRSPKTIKNVHGLISASMNTAEMLGYITRNPCRGVQLPSVEKAEDEMMFLTHAEFGLIMDGMGERYRDFTNFLVMTGTRFGEATALTVADIDLLGKPATARINKAWKRDGKNQFYIGPTKTGAGKRTIGLNPALVDLLIPLVAGRPSSDLLFTTPKGERIVHKLFWHHYWMPAVKAAQDRGLRKNPRIHDLRHTHASWLIHDGVPIFSISRRLGHASTRTTEGVGLPRLLLTRGLRPL comes from the coding sequence ATGGCTAGCATCTCCACACGCAGTAAAAAGGACGGTTCCAAGTCCTTCATGGTTCGCTGGCGGGAACCCAAGACGGGCAAGGCCCAGGGCCTTACAGTCGGCACTGAATCCGAAGCAGAAACGGTCAAACGACTGCTCGACGCCAATGGGCAAAACTTCGAAATAGCCCAGCATGCAATCCTTACCAACGCGAAGCGTGTACCCACCGTCGCTGAGGTTATCCAGGAACATATCGACCTGCTGATCCGGCCGTCGAGTGGCACGGTGAAGACGTATCAGACCATGCTCGATCTGCATGTGAAGAAGGTCATCGGCCACGTTCCGGTGGACAAGCTCGACTATCGGCTGATTGCCTACTGGGTGAAGTCGATGGTGGCCAAGGGCCGCTCTCCGAAAACGATCAAGAATGTGCACGGTCTGATCTCTGCGTCGATGAACACAGCGGAGATGCTGGGATACATCACGCGGAATCCTTGCCGCGGGGTGCAGTTGCCGAGCGTAGAAAAGGCCGAGGACGAGATGATGTTCCTCACCCATGCGGAGTTCGGCCTGATCATGGACGGCATGGGGGAGCGGTACCGGGACTTCACCAATTTCCTGGTGATGACAGGGACGCGCTTTGGTGAAGCTACAGCCCTAACGGTGGCTGACATTGACTTGTTGGGGAAGCCAGCGACAGCTCGGATCAATAAGGCGTGGAAGCGGGACGGGAAGAACCAGTTCTACATTGGTCCGACGAAGACCGGCGCCGGCAAGCGGACTATCGGGCTGAACCCTGCTCTTGTGGACCTCTTGATTCCTTTGGTGGCTGGTCGGCCGAGTAGCGACCTGCTGTTCACGACGCCCAAAGGGGAGCGGATCGTGCACAAGCTATTCTGGCATCACTATTGGATGCCAGCGGTGAAAGCAGCCCAGGATCGCGGCCTGCGTAAGAATCCGCGCATTCACGACCTACGGCACACCCATGCCTCGTGGTTGATTCACGACGGTGTGCCAATCTTCTCGATTTCGCGTCGGTTGGGGCATGCGTCGACCAGGACTACAGAGGGTGTGGGACTGCCCCGGCTTTTGTTGACTCGGGGTCTTAGGCCGCTGTGA
- a CDS encoding IS110 family transposase: MAIIAEEFDFVVGVDTHARTHTFTVVHAPTGAVVDTAVFPATSAGMDRAINWIRRRTGGERVFAAVEGTSSYGARLTQALLAVGIEVGEVRPPTRSSRALTGKSDPIDAEAAARSVLGRPRGQVMEPRAAGTRTAIRILLASRSLLDHQRTANRNALTALLRGTDLGIDARSSLRDTQITAIAAWRTSNSTEPVIRIARAEAKRLALAVKDLTIQLAENHKALAQLTEELAPGLQTTPGVGPVTGAIIICACSHHGRIRSEAAFAALGGVAPRPASSGNTTRHRLNRSGDRQLNRAFDVIVRTRMSFDTETKNYVTRSRATGKSNREIRRNLKRYVCRSIFRQLQTTMA; encoded by the coding sequence ATGGCGATCATCGCCGAAGAATTCGATTTCGTCGTCGGAGTCGACACCCACGCCCGCACCCACACTTTCACCGTGGTTCATGCCCCCACAGGCGCAGTGGTCGACACTGCGGTCTTCCCGGCTACCTCCGCGGGAATGGACCGTGCGATCAACTGGATCCGGCGGCGCACAGGCGGGGAGAGGGTCTTCGCAGCGGTCGAGGGTACGTCCTCCTACGGTGCCCGGCTCACACAAGCACTGCTGGCGGTCGGCATCGAGGTTGGCGAAGTCAGGCCACCCACCCGCTCCTCACGGGCCCTCACCGGCAAATCGGATCCCATCGACGCCGAAGCCGCCGCACGTTCAGTCTTGGGGCGACCCCGGGGTCAGGTGATGGAGCCGCGCGCTGCAGGAACCCGCACCGCAATCAGGATTCTGCTTGCCTCCCGGTCCCTGCTCGATCACCAACGCACCGCCAACCGCAACGCCCTCACCGCCCTGCTCCGCGGCACCGACCTCGGAATCGACGCCCGGTCATCCCTGCGGGACACCCAGATCACCGCCATCGCAGCCTGGCGGACCTCAAACAGCACCGAACCCGTGATCCGAATCGCCCGCGCCGAAGCCAAACGCCTGGCCCTAGCCGTCAAAGACCTCACCATCCAGCTCGCCGAAAATCACAAGGCTCTGGCCCAGCTCACCGAAGAACTGGCTCCAGGACTCCAAACCACACCCGGAGTCGGTCCTGTAACAGGAGCGATCATCATTTGCGCCTGCTCCCATCACGGCCGGATCCGTTCAGAAGCAGCCTTCGCCGCCCTCGGAGGTGTCGCCCCACGCCCTGCATCCTCCGGCAACACCACCAGACATCGGCTCAACCGCTCCGGAGACCGCCAACTCAACCGCGCCTTCGACGTCATCGTCCGCACCCGCATGAGCTTCGACACCGAAACCAAGAACTACGTGACCCGCAGCCGGGCAACAGGGAAATCAAACCGCGAGATCCGCCGGAACCTCAAACGCTACGTCTGCCGCTCCATCTTCCGCCAACTCCAAACCACCATGGCTTGA